A window from Candidatus Delongbacteria bacterium encodes these proteins:
- a CDS encoding tetratricopeptide repeat protein: MKRNLARGAWTLLAVLLLNTSALAGKSMELRSANTYYGQGDKVQALEWYEKAAQKDTREAQVYARLVELYAAKQDWVGMNKAHLGFATCQDKPKDLEKYQQDAERIIEQLWKGLWNGHVAQVKSADSTLALGDSAATREHFKQARDRMDSALLILPNRLDFLKRKGDLYIQEYNSLYSGSAGTPVLQEAAKTYTALVAAAPDSADYALTQVQLYYNLRDFAQSRSAVDRALERHPTHPELLNYAGKVRIQQGLALKNDEGKKLMAEATGFLNKAIELNPTDPMLVYNLGLLYRDMGEPEKALATFGRIEALSGVEPALLFDSYYSMAVLYFQDLPDEKQDAAKAASCFQKCLDLQPDNKQLMFNLGVALVRTGTKENIAKGKDLMNKGQ; encoded by the coding sequence ATGAAGCGTAATCTGGCGCGTGGAGCCTGGACCCTGTTGGCCGTCCTGCTGCTCAATACCTCGGCATTGGCCGGCAAGTCCATGGAGCTGCGCAGCGCCAACACTTACTACGGCCAGGGCGACAAGGTCCAGGCCCTGGAGTGGTACGAGAAGGCGGCCCAGAAGGACACGCGCGAGGCCCAGGTCTACGCGCGGCTGGTGGAACTCTACGCCGCCAAGCAGGACTGGGTCGGGATGAACAAGGCCCACCTGGGCTTCGCCACCTGCCAGGACAAGCCCAAGGATCTGGAGAAATACCAGCAGGACGCCGAGCGGATCATCGAGCAGCTCTGGAAGGGTCTCTGGAACGGCCACGTGGCCCAGGTCAAGTCGGCGGACTCCACGCTGGCCCTGGGCGACAGCGCCGCCACCCGCGAGCACTTCAAGCAGGCCCGCGACCGCATGGACAGCGCCCTGCTGATCCTGCCCAACCGGCTGGACTTCCTCAAGCGCAAGGGCGACCTCTACATTCAGGAGTACAACTCGCTCTACTCGGGCAGCGCCGGGACTCCCGTGCTGCAGGAAGCCGCCAAGACCTATACGGCCCTGGTGGCGGCCGCGCCGGACTCGGCCGACTACGCCCTGACCCAGGTCCAGTTGTATTACAACCTGCGCGACTTCGCGCAGAGCCGCAGCGCCGTGGACCGCGCGCTGGAGAGGCACCCCACCCACCCCGAACTGCTCAACTACGCGGGCAAGGTGCGCATCCAGCAGGGTCTGGCGCTCAAGAACGACGAGGGCAAGAAGTTGATGGCCGAGGCCACGGGCTTCCTCAACAAGGCCATCGAACTCAATCCCACCGACCCCATGCTGGTCTACAACCTGGGCCTGCTCTACCGCGACATGGGCGAGCCCGAGAAGGCGCTGGCCACCTTCGGACGCATCGAGGCCCTGAGCGGCGTGGAGCCGGCCCTGCTGTTCGACTCCTACTACTCCATGGCCGTGCTCTACTTCCAAGACCTGCCCGATGAGAAGCAGGATGCGGCCAAGGCCGCCAGCTGCTTCCAGAAATGCCTGGACCTCCAGCCGGACAACAAGCAGCTGATGTTCAACCTGGGCGTGGCCCTGGTGCGCACGGGCACCAAGGAGAACATCGCCAAGGGCAAGGACCTGATGAACAAGGGCCAGTAG
- a CDS encoding CDGSH iron-sulfur domain-containing protein, with protein MNHHGPIRMELEEKNYAFCTCGRSQALPFCDGAHKGSEQRPLIHTCERAGAAVVCGCRKSGNFPFCDGTHAKDV; from the coding sequence ATGAACCACCACGGACCCATCCGGATGGAATTGGAAGAGAAAAACTACGCCTTCTGCACCTGCGGGCGCAGCCAGGCCCTGCCCTTCTGCGACGGCGCCCACAAGGGCAGCGAACAGCGGCCGCTCATCCACACCTGCGAGCGCGCCGGCGCCGCCGTGGTCTGCGGCTGCCGCAAGAGCGGGAACTTCCCCTTCTGCGACGGGACCCACGCCAAGGACGTCTGA
- a CDS encoding NTP transferase domain-containing protein: MTRELSVIVLAAGKGTRMKSDLAKVLHPCLGRPLIDWVLDQADAVGARHQVVVVGHQREAVMMAVGGRGVSFAVQAEQKGTGHAVQMCRAAMEGRTGDVLVLSGDVPLLGGRTLAALRDVHSQGGHAATVLTALFDDPTGYGRVIRDAAGRVARIVEHKDASEAERAVREINSGIYLFDVERLFGCIDRLRPDNAQGELYLTDVIRFLVEDGLPVAALPTDDPAEIQGINTVEQLEQVERELARRRGANAEKALS; this comes from the coding sequence GTGACCCGGGAGCTCTCCGTCATCGTGCTGGCCGCCGGCAAGGGCACGCGAATGAAATCGGACCTGGCCAAGGTTCTGCACCCCTGCCTGGGGCGCCCGCTCATCGACTGGGTGCTGGATCAGGCGGACGCCGTGGGCGCCCGGCACCAGGTGGTGGTGGTGGGGCATCAGCGGGAGGCCGTGATGATGGCCGTGGGCGGCCGCGGCGTGAGTTTCGCCGTCCAGGCCGAGCAGAAGGGCACGGGGCACGCGGTGCAGATGTGCCGCGCGGCCATGGAGGGGCGGACGGGCGACGTGCTGGTGCTCTCGGGCGACGTGCCGCTGCTGGGGGGCCGGACCCTCGCGGCCCTGCGCGACGTCCACAGCCAGGGCGGGCACGCCGCCACCGTGCTCACCGCGCTCTTCGACGACCCCACCGGCTACGGCCGGGTGATCCGCGACGCCGCGGGGCGGGTGGCCCGCATCGTCGAGCACAAGGATGCCAGCGAAGCCGAGCGCGCCGTGCGCGAGATCAATTCCGGCATTTACCTGTTCGACGTGGAGCGGCTGTTCGGCTGCATCGACCGGCTTCGTCCGGACAACGCCCAGGGCGAATTGTATCTGACCGATGTGATTCGTTTTCTGGTGGAAGACGGACTGCCCGTCGCCGCCCTGCCCACCGACGATCCGGCCGAGATCCAGGGCATCAACACCGTGGAGCAGCTGGAGCAGGTGGAGCGGGAACTGGCCCGGCGGCGGGGCGCGAACGCGGAAAAAGCGCTATCATGA
- a CDS encoding isoprenyl transferase, which yields MMLRAGRRQPASSEERRIPRHVAVIMDGNGRWARQRGMPRVAGHHEGIHSVREIVEACGELGVEVLTLYTFSAENWQRPPAEVRALMSLLMRTIAAEVERLHASNVRVRTMGFLEDLPVRARQGMLKAMERTRENTGLVLNLALSYGSRQEILHAVNQLLKEGAPSVDEAGLSRRLFTGDLPDPDLLIRTGGEHRLSNFMLWQLAYTEFYISDKLWPEFRRPELLKAFDAFACRERRYGKTSEQLHP from the coding sequence ATGATGCTTCGCGCCGGCCGCCGGCAGCCCGCCTCCAGTGAAGAACGACGGATTCCCCGCCACGTGGCCGTCATCATGGACGGCAACGGGCGCTGGGCCCGGCAGCGCGGCATGCCCCGCGTGGCCGGCCACCACGAAGGCATCCACTCCGTGCGCGAGATCGTGGAGGCCTGCGGCGAGCTGGGCGTGGAGGTGCTCACCCTCTACACCTTCAGCGCCGAGAACTGGCAGCGCCCGCCGGCGGAGGTGCGCGCGCTGATGTCCCTGCTCATGCGCACCATCGCCGCCGAGGTGGAGCGCCTGCACGCCAGCAACGTGCGCGTGCGGACCATGGGCTTCCTCGAGGATCTGCCCGTGCGGGCCCGCCAGGGCATGCTCAAGGCCATGGAGCGCACGCGGGAGAACACGGGTCTGGTGCTCAACCTGGCGCTTTCCTACGGCTCGCGGCAGGAGATCCTCCACGCCGTCAATCAGCTGCTGAAGGAGGGCGCGCCCTCCGTGGACGAGGCCGGCCTCTCCCGCCGGCTCTTCACTGGCGACCTGCCCGACCCCGACTTGCTGATCCGCACGGGCGGCGAGCACCGCCTCTCGAACTTCATGCTCTGGCAGCTGGCCTACACCGAGTTCTACATCTCCGACAAGCTCTGGCCCGAGTTCCGGCGCCCGGAGCTGCTCAAGGCCTTCGACGCCTTTGCGTGTCGCGAGCGCCGCTACGGCAAAACCTCCGAACAGCTGCATCCATGA
- the rsfS gene encoding ribosome silencing factor → MQGIHLARRIARLAWAKKAEDVVILDLRGLTDTTDFFVICTGSVGMHVRAITDFVMDEARKLGEKAYVSERDSDEWMVVDFVNVIFHSFQPAKRKLYNLERLWCDALRLELDEQTGKAGTLKDAREELEVRRAAAAARTAARKLSKAAAKG, encoded by the coding sequence ATGCAGGGCATTCATCTGGCCCGGCGGATCGCGCGACTGGCCTGGGCCAAGAAGGCCGAGGACGTGGTGATCCTGGACCTGCGCGGATTGACGGACACGACGGATTTCTTCGTCATCTGCACGGGCAGCGTGGGCATGCACGTCCGCGCCATCACCGACTTCGTCATGGACGAGGCGCGCAAGCTGGGCGAGAAGGCCTACGTCTCCGAGCGTGACTCCGACGAGTGGATGGTCGTGGACTTCGTCAACGTGATCTTCCACAGTTTCCAGCCCGCCAAGCGCAAGCTGTACAACCTGGAGCGGCTCTGGTGCGACGCCCTGCGCCTGGAGCTGGACGAGCAGACGGGCAAGGCCGGCACCCTGAAGGACGCCCGCGAGGAGTTGGAGGTGCGCCGCGCCGCCGCCGCCGCCCGCACGGCCGCCCGTAAGCTGTCCAAAGCCGCCGCCAAGGGCTGA
- a CDS encoding LytR C-terminal domain-containing protein, whose protein sequence is MSIRRTAPPSSGGPSGSGGGFWTALAAWSALAVSLANLALLFHFWNRLPAEDLSEGLNGWLGRGEKPPAEQVDEGWQEPVEPEPVAASRPAPVDTLQAQSPPPREETAAREPAKPANQPAPESARSTIRLQVQNGSGVRLMAAKAADGLRRLRYDVRETGNANSDLDKTRIISRVQDPAPSLRLAQDLGLSSARISYAEDPMLVDVDVTLILGADYHKLPIMGTR, encoded by the coding sequence ATGTCCATTCGTCGCACCGCACCCCCATCATCCGGCGGGCCCTCCGGCTCCGGCGGCGGCTTCTGGACCGCGCTGGCGGCTTGGTCGGCCCTGGCGGTCTCCCTGGCCAACCTGGCCTTGCTGTTCCACTTCTGGAACCGCCTGCCTGCGGAGGACTTGAGCGAGGGACTGAACGGCTGGCTGGGCCGCGGCGAGAAACCGCCGGCCGAGCAGGTGGACGAGGGCTGGCAGGAACCCGTCGAACCCGAACCCGTGGCTGCGTCGCGCCCGGCGCCCGTGGACACGCTGCAGGCGCAGAGTCCGCCGCCTCGCGAGGAGACTGCGGCCCGCGAGCCCGCCAAACCGGCCAACCAGCCCGCGCCGGAGAGCGCCCGCTCCACCATCCGCCTGCAGGTGCAGAACGGCTCGGGCGTGCGTCTGATGGCCGCCAAGGCGGCCGACGGCCTGCGCCGCCTGCGCTACGACGTGCGGGAGACGGGCAACGCCAACAGTGACCTGGACAAGACCCGCATCATCAGCCGCGTGCAGGACCCGGCGCCCTCCCTGCGACTGGCGCAGGACCTGGGCTTGTCCTCGGCCCGCATCAGCTACGCCGAGGATCCCATGCTGGTGGATGTGGACGTGACGCTCATCCTGGGAGCGGATTATCACAAGTTGCCCATCATGGGCACTCGCTGA
- a CDS encoding PfkB family carbohydrate kinase, translating into MAQEILVVGSTALDTVETAHGKVEDALGGSAFYFSAAASRYAPVQVVGVVGEDFPLEQLDPLRRLGVSLDGLEIVPGGRTFRWGGRYHADMMGRDTLFTELGVFQAFQPHIPEQARRRPVLFLANIQPSLQLDVLDQMESPLLVVTDTMNLWIDTALADLKRVIARTHILIVNDEEARQITGQRHLLAAARALLGMGPRTVVVKKGEHGALMVGPGSLFAAPALPLERVVDPTGAGDTFAGGFVGSLAAEGRVDEGTLRRAVIRGSALASFSVEDFSLGRLLSVTPGELETRLREFAALTEFTLE; encoded by the coding sequence ATGGCACAAGAGATCCTGGTGGTGGGCTCCACGGCCCTGGACACGGTGGAGACGGCCCACGGCAAGGTGGAGGACGCCCTGGGCGGCAGCGCGTTCTACTTCTCCGCCGCGGCCTCCCGTTATGCGCCCGTGCAGGTGGTGGGCGTGGTGGGCGAGGACTTCCCCCTGGAGCAACTCGATCCCCTGCGCCGGCTGGGAGTTTCCCTGGACGGTCTGGAGATCGTGCCCGGCGGGCGCACCTTCCGCTGGGGCGGGCGCTACCACGCCGACATGATGGGCCGTGATACGCTGTTCACGGAACTGGGCGTCTTCCAGGCCTTCCAGCCCCACATCCCGGAGCAGGCCCGGCGCCGGCCCGTGCTCTTTTTGGCCAACATCCAGCCCAGCCTGCAGCTCGACGTGCTGGACCAGATGGAGAGCCCGCTGCTGGTGGTCACCGACACCATGAACCTCTGGATCGACACGGCCCTGGCGGACCTGAAGCGCGTCATCGCCCGCACCCACATCCTCATCGTCAACGACGAGGAGGCCCGCCAGATCACGGGCCAGCGCCACCTGTTGGCCGCCGCCCGGGCCCTGCTGGGCATGGGGCCGCGCACGGTGGTGGTGAAGAAGGGCGAGCACGGCGCGCTGATGGTCGGCCCGGGCAGCCTGTTCGCCGCGCCGGCCCTGCCCCTGGAGCGGGTGGTGGATCCCACCGGGGCGGGCGACACCTTCGCCGGCGGATTCGTGGGCTCGCTGGCCGCCGAGGGCCGGGTGGACGAGGGCACGCTGCGGCGCGCCGTGATCCGCGGCTCGGCCCTGGCCAGTTTCAGCGTGGAGGATTTCTCCCTGGGGCGCCTGCTCAGCGTCACGCCCGGGGAACTGGAAACCCGGTTGCGCGAGTTCGCCGCCCTGACCGAATTCACGCTGGAGTAA
- the mtnA gene encoding S-methyl-5-thioribose-1-phosphate isomerase, whose product MEPLTWVDGALEIIDQTQLPDHSLTLRLARVADLREAIATLRLRGAPALGLAGAWGTALACREAGSPLDPRYPERVRGLALELARARPTAVNLAWGVEQVLAALADLEPGRWAAEACVTAARLHEADRAAGRAMSAAGADLLRAGGRYLTHCNAGPLATSGVGTALGVFLEGHRRGLDFEVLVDETRPLLQGARLTTLELQQAGIRVRLITDSMAAFAMQRLGVDGVFVGADRIALNGDTANKIGSYGLALVARAHGVPFHVVAPLSTIDGQCPDGGAIPIEERDATELLGYGPLRWAPAGTAAWNPAFDVVPAELIQDIVTERGLLGAPFPGAIRKALAEPAI is encoded by the coding sequence ATGGAACCTCTGACCTGGGTGGACGGCGCGCTGGAGATCATCGATCAGACGCAGCTGCCCGACCACAGCCTGACCCTGCGCCTGGCGCGCGTGGCCGACCTGCGGGAGGCCATCGCGACGCTCAGGCTGCGCGGCGCTCCCGCCCTGGGGCTGGCCGGTGCCTGGGGCACCGCCCTGGCCTGCCGGGAGGCCGGCTCCCCGCTGGATCCCCGCTATCCCGAACGTGTGCGCGGCCTGGCTCTGGAACTGGCCCGGGCTCGGCCCACCGCAGTCAACCTGGCCTGGGGCGTGGAGCAGGTGCTGGCTGCCCTGGCCGACCTGGAACCCGGCCGCTGGGCCGCGGAGGCTTGTGTCACGGCGGCCCGCCTGCACGAGGCGGATCGCGCCGCCGGGCGGGCCATGAGCGCCGCGGGCGCCGACCTGCTGCGCGCGGGCGGCCGCTATCTGACGCACTGCAACGCCGGCCCGCTGGCCACCAGCGGCGTGGGCACGGCCCTGGGGGTCTTCCTGGAGGGCCACCGGCGCGGGCTGGACTTCGAGGTGCTGGTGGACGAGACCCGGCCGCTGCTGCAGGGGGCCCGGCTGACCACGCTGGAATTGCAGCAGGCGGGCATCCGCGTGCGCCTGATCACCGATTCCATGGCGGCCTTCGCCATGCAGCGGCTGGGCGTGGACGGCGTGTTCGTCGGGGCCGACCGCATCGCCCTGAACGGCGACACGGCCAACAAGATCGGCAGCTACGGCCTGGCCCTGGTGGCCAGGGCCCACGGGGTGCCGTTCCATGTGGTGGCGCCCCTCTCCACCATCGACGGGCAGTGCCCGGACGGCGGGGCGATTCCCATCGAGGAGCGTGATGCGACGGAACTGCTGGGCTACGGCCCGCTGCGCTGGGCGCCCGCCGGGACGGCGGCCTGGAACCCGGCCTTCGATGTGGTGCCCGCGGAACTGATTCAAGATATTGTCACCGAACGGGGCCTGCTGGGTGCGCCCTTTCCGGGTGCGATCCGGAAGGCGCTTGCGGAGCCCGCGATCTGA